The following proteins are encoded in a genomic region of Brachypodium distachyon strain Bd21 chromosome 1, Brachypodium_distachyon_v3.0, whole genome shotgun sequence:
- the LOC100827350 gene encoding pre-mRNA-splicing factor 18: MDLLKRELEKKRKAATADFGGKNFVRRSELEEKQLQKRRQIPGKAPSVPSPNSAASDHNNSNADPTQAGGANPNPSSSSAAAAVPPALAGKKAVPEDALHSEERRIDELVLPRNEVMRRLRVLREPVTLFGEDDADRLDRLKLVLKSGAIDDIDDLEMTEGQTNDFLRDMIELRMRQKAGRDTYVKGKGKRGGGDGGEGGAQGEGADDGDGDARRSGDDADADKDSKRMKTKFEELCDEDKILVFFKRLLNEWNQELDDMTELEKRTAKGKSMFATFKQCARYLSPLFEFCRKKVLPDDIRKALLFIVDCCMKRDYLQAMDQYIKLAIGNAPWPIGVTMVGIHERSAREKIYTNSVAHIMNDETTRKYLQSIKRLMTLCQRRYPALPSKSVEFNSLANGSDLQALLSEEKDPGKAPSEERLRLMPASKE; the protein is encoded by the exons ATGGATCTCCTGAAGCGGGAGCTGGAGAAGAagcggaaggcggcgacggctgACTTCGGCGGCAAGAACTTCGTCCGGCGGTcggagctggaggagaagCAGCTGCAGAAGCGACGCCAGATCCCCGGCAAGGCTCCGTCCGTGCCCTCCCCCaactccgccgcctccgaccaTAACAACTCCAACGCCGACCCTACCCAGGCCGGGGGCgcgaaccctaaccctagctcctcctccgccgccgcggccgtcccACCCGCCCTCGCGGGGAAGAAGGCCGTGCCGGAGGATGCACTCCACTCCGAGGAGCGCCGCATCGATGAGCTCGTCCTCCCGCGGAACGAGGTGATGCGGCGCCTTCGCGTGCTTCGCGAGCCTGTCACGTTATTCGGGGAGGACGACGCCGACCGCCTCGATCGCCTCAAGCTCGTGCTCAAGTCCGGAGCAATCGACGATATCGACGACCTTGAGATGACCGAGGGGCAGACCAACGACTTCCTCCGTGACATGATTGAGCTCCGCATGCGGCAGAAGGCTGGTCGAGATACCTATGTCAAGGGCAAGGGGAAACGTGGCGGCGGTGATGGTGGCGAGGGTGGTGCCCAGGGAGAAGGCGCTGATGATGGTGATGGCGACGCCCGGAGAAGTGGGGATGATGCTGATGCAGACAAGGACTCCAAGCGAATGAAGACCAAGTTTGAGGAGCTTTGTGACGAAGACAAGATCTTAGTGTTCTTCAAGAGGCTGCTCAACGAGTGGAACCAGGAGCTGGATGATATGACTGAGCTGGAGAAGCGGACGGCAAAAGGGAAGTCGATGTTTGCAACATTCAAGCAGTGTGCGCGTTATCTCAGTCCCCTGTTCGAGTTCTGCAGGAAGAAG GTTCTTCCGGATGACATCCGTAAAGCATTGCTCTTTATTGTTGACTGCTGCATGAAGCGTGATTATTTGCAAGCAATGGACCAATACATCAAGCTGGCCATTGGCAATGCGCCGTGGCCTATTGGAGTCACTATGGTTGGTATCCACGAGCGTTCTGCCCGTGAGAAGATCTACACAAATAGTGTGGCTCATATTATGAATGATGAGACCACTCGAAAGTACCTTCAGTCGATCAAGAGGCTTATGACCCTTTGCCAGCGCCGTTATCCTGCTCTGCCCTCCAAATCAGTGGAGTTCAACAGCCTGGCAAATGGGAGTGACTTGCAGGCTCTTCTATCGGAGGAGAAGGATCCTGGAAAAGCTCCTTCTGAGGAAAGGCTCAGGCTCATGCCAGCATCAAAAGAATGA
- the LOC100825052 gene encoding protein YABBY 7: MSSSLVHLELGLPERLGYVQCKFCTTTLLVSVPCSNLLKMVAVQCGRCAGVLSVSVASPPSSPTPAPPSVELPLQELGVDPPPREWSDESTGDEEGDGEGEAAESNAAATVNKPPVRKQRTPSAYNCFIKEEIKRIKALEPNITHKEAFSTAAKNWAHLPRIQHRGN, translated from the exons ATGTCGTCGTCGCTCGTCCACCTGGAACTTGGCCTCCCGGAGCGGCTCGGCTACGTGCAATGCAAGTTCTGCACCACCACTTTGCTG GTGAGCGTGCCGTGCAGCAACCTGCTGAAGATGGTGGCCGTGCAGTGCGGCCGCTGCGCCGGCGTCCTCTCCGTCAGCGTGGCTTCTCCACCGtcgtcgccgacgccggcaccgccgtctGTCGAGCTGCCTCTGCAG GAGCTGGGCGTTGATCCGCCGCCGAGGGAGTGGTCGGACGAGAGCACCGGAGACGAGgaaggcgacggcgagggagaggcTGCGGAGAGCAATGCTGCCGCTACCGTCAACAAAC CACCAGTGAGGAAGCAGCGGACGCCGTCTGCTTACAACTGTTTCATCAA GGAAGAGATAAAGAGGATCAAAGCTTTGGAGCCTAACATCACTCACAAAGAAGCATTCAGCACAGCTGCTAAGAAC TGGGCTCACTTGCCCAGAATCCAGCACAGGGGGAACTGA